In the Leptospira wolffii serovar Khorat str. Khorat-H2 genome, TTTCATATAACGCAGATGGACCATTATCAAGATTAGAAGGTTCTTATGCGGAATGGGAATTCATTTTCCGAATTTATATGAATTATGTATATTTAATCCTATTTTTTATAATATATTGATAAACGTCATTCGAATTTAATGAGTTATTTGAATATTTTAAATTTAAATTAAATTGACGTTACATGTTTTTTGCCGCAAATTTGGAGCCTAACCGTGGAATGAAATTTCTAAGGAGTTTTGTAGGCTCTGAGGCGGGGGTTGGAAATGAAAAAAGTGCGATGCGTAAATGGTTCGTTAAAGCGTAAATTTTGGAAAAGGTTAGGGGTATTTTTGCTTTTCTCCGTTTCTTTTCCCCTTATTTCAGGTTTTTCATTTCGTACTTTGATGTTAAGGCTTTCGGGGGAGGTTGTTCCTCAAAAACTGCCGAAGCTTGCTGCTGCGCCAAACGGTTCCTTATCGACTAACTTGGAATTCATTTTGCCCCCAGGCACGAAAGGTATCGTTCCAAATTTATCGTTTTCTTATACTTCCGGTGGGAGCAATGGAATCCTGGGAGTCGGCTGGGAGCTTTCCGGATTATACTCGATTCATAGAGATCCGAGTTTCGGCGTAAATTACGACGGTACGGATGATTTTGTATCTTCCTTGTCGGGGCAGCTTGTAGACGTATCGGGAAATCGAAGAGAGTATCATGCAAGAAAGGAATCCTGGGTGCGATATATTCCAAATGGGATATGTGGAGACGGACCTTGCTCTTGGACTGCGATAGATAAAGATGGAATTCAATATACGTTCGGGTCTACCGACGATTCTCGGATCGAATCTATAGGTCGGAACGGTTCCATAAGAACCTGGGCAGTCAGTCGGGTGCGAGATCCGTTTGGAAACGGATACGACGTAAATTATAGGAAAGATTCTTCGAACGGTGATTATTATCCCGATCGGATCAGTTACCAGAATCGAGTGATCGAATTCGTTTATGAGAATCGCGACGATACGGTTCCGGAATATTGGAGCGGAGGTTTAGTAAAAGTCGTAAGTCGTCTGTCTAAAATTCGGGTTTATACGGATAATTCTTTAACAAGGGAGTATAGGCTCAATTATTCAAACGGAAATGTTTCCGGGAGATCCACTCTAACCTCCGTCAGTCGTTCGGAAGATAACGCATTTGATTCCGTAGAATATGATGATTTAACATTCCAATATGGTAGCGATTCGTTCGGATTGGATTCGCTTGAGGACTCGAATCTCAATACCACTCTTTCTTCTTTAAATCTATTTGTTCCAAGCGGATTATTGCTGTATGCGAATTTACTTTTTATGAATCCGTTTCCTACGCAAGCTTCTGCGACTGAGGCGCGTTTGGCCGACTATTTGCAATATGCGATGCATATGCCGATTCCGGAAAGAGATAGCTGTAATACGGGCCCGGCCGCTTGCCTTTGTGCCGCATATGCACCTTGCTGGGGAGGCAACCCGCACTTTTTTGAAAATCTAGTTTCCGTCTGCTTAGATTATAATAACTGGGGTGGTCCTATGTACTGTGCGTCCGGGATCGACGCGAGTGATAGACATTATGCAAAGTGAGTATAGGCAGGGGAGTTGTAGAATTGCTTTGATTTTTATGATTTTTATTTTTTTGCTAAGTTGCTTTATCGCTCCTACAAACGAACGAACGGCCTGTGTCTATAATTTGAAAGAACAGGTTGGGCCATTTGGTGCATCTGACGATAGTTGTAATTTAATAGCTTTGGATTTACAGGCAACGCATTCCCCTGATTTTGAGGTTCAAGAAAGGGGATTTTTACTCTTGAACTTTCATTTGGCTAAATGTCTGGAGTATCATCAGAAGCTAAAGGAATGTAAGAGAGAGATTAACTATTATATTCCAACTCTCCATCCGGAATGATAGGCTTCTCGGTCAATGCGAGTGATAGACATTATGCAAAGTGAGTATAGGCAGGGGAGTTGTAGAATTGCTTTGATTTTTATTTTTTTGCCAAGTTGCTTTATCGCTCCTACAAATGAGAGAACTGCCTGTATCTATGATTTGAAAGAGAAAAGGGACGTTTTTGAGGCGAGCGATGATAGCTGCCAATCGATTGCTCTTGATTTGTATCAGAACGAGAGTATGACCCCAGAGCAAAAAGAAATTTCGATACAGTTTGCCAATTTTCATATCTTAAAATGTCTGGAATACCACCAGAAGTTAAAGGAATGTAAAAAGGAGATTAACTATTATATTCCTACGTTGCATCCGGAATGATAGGCTTCTCGGCCAATGCGAGTGATCGACATTATGCAAAGTGAGTATAAGCAGGGAAGTTGTAGAATTGCTTTGATTTTTATGATTTTTGCTTTTCTGCCAAGTTGCTTTATCGCTCCGACTAACGAAAGGACAGCCTGTGTCTATGATTTAAAGGAAAAAAGCACACTTGCAGGTAGTTGTAATTTTGCTGCATTTGCTTACGGATACTATTCGAATCCCAACCTCTCCCCCGCTGAGAAAGAGCAAGCCGGACTTCGATTGAATTTTGAAATATTGGAATGTTTGAAATACCAAGAAAAATTGCAAGATTGCCATAAGGAAATGAATTATTACATTCCAACTCTCCATCCGGAATGATGTCCCAAAAAGGATACGAAGTCGTGCTTTGCTTCGTATCCTTTTTTTTTCGGTTACTTGCAATCGGGAAGAAAACCGTTTCTATCATAAAGATTCCGGTGTTCTCCCTTCCAGGTGAATATAGAACCGTCTTTGCGGAGGTAGATCCGATTGAATTCCGCGGGGATCACGAAGTTCCCTTTCGGATCGATGACTCCGAATTTATCTTTCTTTCTAACGACTGCGCGCCGATTTTCAAATGAGTTTAAAGGACTCGGGTTGGAATCCAAATAGGGTTCGGAATAATCGAAATCCATCGGAATCACCAGTTCTCCGGTGGTGGAAACGAATCCTACCTTCTTGGATTTTACGACCGCGGCGCGTCCGTTTCTAAAAGGATATACTTTCTCATAAATGGGCGGAACCACTATATCTCCCTTCTCGTTTATGAATCCGTATTCTTTATATTTGTTGTCCTTGTTTAAAATGGAAAGACCGTCGGAGAAGGGCTCTCGCAGATATTGAGGTAGGTCCAAGCGTTTTCCGGTTTTATCTATAAAGTAGCCTTCATTCTTCCCGTTTATGGTATCCCAAACAAAGATCCTACCGTTTTGGAACGGCTTAGGTCGATCGTTAAGATAGCCTCTATGCAAATTATTAAAACGATTCGGGATAACTACTTTACCGTTAGCGTCGATAAATCCCCATCCTTTCTGCGTCTTGAATCCCGCGAGTCCCTCGTTGAAATCGGTTACCTCCTCGTAAATCGGTTCTAATAGATATTTTCCCTTTTTGTCGATCATTCCATATTTATAATTTAAGTATACGGGAGCGAATCCTTCGTTGAATTTATATCTATAAGAATCCGTATGAGGAGGAGTGTCGAATTGTATAGGAATTACTACTCGATTGGCGGAATCGAAGAATCCCCAGTGGTCCCGATAAGTGAAACTGGTCCATCCTTCCGCTGTCGGTCCTAAACTTTCGAACGGCGGTCTTTTACCGACCACCTTGCCGATTTTGTCTAGAAATAGATCTTGTCCTTTCCAAACCACGGGAGCTTGACCGTTCAAAAAATCCGCAGCATGATCGTATTTAATTTCCGCGATCAGATTGCCCTCTTCGTCGATATAACCGTATTTGCCGTTTACATTTACGAAGGCGAATCCATCCAAGAAGAGACCGATATTATCGATTTGCTTGCCCGGGAGAGGTTCTCTGCAATTCCGATCTACTAGCTTTTTATCGATTAAGAAAAACTTTTGCTCACGAATTTGCCGATTCTCGGAAGGAACTTTTTGGATCCCGTCCTGTTCTCCGCAAGAAAGAGTAAGGGATAGTAATAAGTAGATTCGTAGTCGCTTCATAAAGATTTTCAATCTCCAGTATGTATAGATGGACCCGTTCCGAGCGGTTAGAAAATCGTCTCTCTTTGGCAGAATTTTGCGCTTTTTCGCAGTTTCTGTAGGAAAGAGAAGGACGAAATCCTTTCCTTTCCTTAATTTGTGCCGGGACGAGGGATAGAACGTTTTCCAGTTACTCCGGAAAAATGATTGCCCTTTTCCCCTCCCATTCTCATTTTCGGATGAGTGAGCGCTCACTCATCCGGGGATTAGGATCCGGGAGCCAAATTCGGAGGTAAGAGAATCCATGAAATCCCTGGTATACGTTTTGGCTTACGATATCGGAACGACCGGAACCAAGACCTGCCTTTTCGAGATAGGCGATAAGCTCACTTTAGTAGAATCCGAATCCCAGGAATACGGTTTGACCTTGGTAGAAGGAGGGGGCGTAGAGCAGGACCCCCAGATTTGGTGGAATGCGATGCGGGACACCACACAGGTCGTTCTCAGGAGTAGCGGACTAAATCCTTCCGATATACGCGGTATTTCTTTTTGTTCCCAAATGCAAGGTCTCGTTCTCGTAGACAAAGACCTGAAACCGATTCGTCCTGCCATGAGTTATATGGACCAAAGAGCCCGCGAAGAGATGAAAAAAGGAATAGAGTACGGGATCAAGATCGAAGGTCTAAACGCATTCAAACTACTTCGCTCCTTGCAAATCACAGGTGCGGTCGCCGGCAGCGTTAAAGATCCATTATGGAAATATAAATGGGTGGAATCCAAGGAACCCGAGAAATTCTCCCGGGTTTATAAATGGTTGGATGTGAAGGATTATCTCACTACGAAATGCACGGGTCGTCCTACTATGACTCTGGATTCCGCGTTTGCGACCTTTTTATATGATTCTCGTCCGGGCAAAAGCCGTTGGCATAAGGGGCTCTGCAGAATGTTCGGTGTGCGCATCGAACATCTTCCCGAACTAGTTCAATCCACGGACCTGATCGGAGGACTTGCGAAAGAAGCCGCCGAGGATCTGGGTCTTAGAGAAGGCACCGCAGTTTTCGGAGGGGGAGGAGACGCATCCCTCATCGGAATCGGAGCCGGAGCCGTAGAAGAAGGAGACACTCATATTTACGCCGGTACTTCCGGTTGGGTCTCCACCGTTACCAAAAAAAGAACCGTGGATATCAACGCTCGCATCGCTTCCATCGTGGGAGCGAGACCCGGAATGTACAATTATTTCGGAGAGCAGGAGACTTCCGGAAAATGTCTGCAATGGGTTAAGGATCACTTGGCTCTGGACGAGATCGGAGTCTATTTAGAAAAGAAGAATGTAACGGAAGGCTCCGAAGCGGTTTACGATAGCTTATTCGCGTATTTGTTCGAATCCATAAAAGATACACCCGCGGGTAGCGACGGAGTCATCTTCACACCCTGGTTGCACGGGAACAGATGTCCCTTCGAGGATCCTTATGCAAAGGGAATCTTCTTCAACATAGGTTTGGATACCGGAAAGCGAAAACTGATCCGCGCGGTGATAGAAGGTATATCTTTTCATAAGCGTTGGATCCTGGAATTGTCCCAGGCAAAGGTTCCCGCTTCCTCCACCATACGATTCGTAGGAGGAGTGGCTCGCTCTCCTATCATTTGCCAGATACTTGCGGATATTACCGGAAGAACGATAGAAACGATAGATCATCCACAGAATGCAGGAGCTAGCGGCGCCGCGGCGATTACCGCTTTAGGTTTAGGTAAGATTCATTCCTTCGAAGAAATCAAAAAATGGATCCCGATAAAAGAAAGATGGATACCGAATCCGGCCAATAAGAAGGTCTACGATCGGAACTTCTCCGTCTTCAAGCGCTTATATGAAACGAATAAGAGTCATTTTGCGAAGCTGAATATGTCATAAAGGAAAATATAACCGCTGTTATAGCCCATAAGGGAGTCTTTCTTATCGCAGGTTCCTCATTTCCGTAAGGAAATCCAAAATGGAATTTACGAAAGGAAAAGATTCACATAGAAAAAGTCCCTCCAGGCTCGGCGGAAAGGTGTTTGGTTGATGAAGAGAGAAGAACAGTCGAATCGAGTGCGAGCAAGGATCTTGGAAGTATCCCGAAGATTATTCGTGAACGAAGGATACGAAAAGGCTACCATAAGAAGGATCATAGACGAAGCGGATATTACCACGGGTAGTCTCTACCATTTCTTTAAAAATAAGGAAGAGATCCTCCTGGCGATAGCCGGAGAAGTGTTCACGGAGGCGGGAGAAATCGCCGAACGTATCGTAGGCGAGATGGATCCTCCCTTGGTGTTCGCTATGGAGGTGGGGATACAATTCTATCTCTGCCAAAAGAAATTGTCCATTGCGGAGACCTATTTGGCCGCTTATCGGACCCAGGGCGTCACCGAAATGATCGGAAACAGGGGCGCCAAGCGCAGCCAGGTTTTGTTCGAAAAATATAATATAGATTTCGATCATCAGGATTATCTGATCCGTACTCTGGCCTTTCGGGGAGTGTTCCAAAGTTTGCTGGAGGAAATGGTTTATTCCGGGCAGATCGATCGGATTCGGATGATGTCCACCGTTATCGAGTTAGGATTATCCACTTTCGGAGTGCCTAAGGAAGAAGTGGAAATCGCCGTGGAAAAGACCTTTCGTTTGCTCCGAGAAAGATCCGGCGAAATAGAGGCTTTGGCCGAAGGTTTGATCGATATTTTTGTAAACGGGCACAGATGATTTTCTGGAAACTTCTCCGGATATTCTCCGGAGAAGTTCTCACGATCGTTTAATACCGATACTTATAGTAAAAGTTTTCCTGCTCTTTCCGGGAGATTTTTTCTAGGTCCAAGCAGTCCCTAAAAATCGAGGCGAACTCCGACTCTCCTTTTTCGTATTCTATGAATAGATTACAGGAGCAATGCTCCGTTCTTTCCTTTCTCCTAGTAAAGGAGGAGGGGAGTCGGACCGTTCCGGCTCGGTATACCTGTGGAGCAGGGCTCTTCTGGAGAATACAGGCGCTTGGAACTCTGGGATAGGTGAAGTCCGAGGCGGAGACACTAGTATTAGCAGGCAGACTCTCCACTGCGATTTTAGAAATCCCGTTCTCGCCCTTGAGAGTCCTGCATTGTTCCAGACAACTTTCTCCTTTGGAGGGGGTGGGAACGGTCGCTTTGATAAAGATCGTATTTGCGAATAAGCTCGCTTTGCAATTGCTCGGAGCGGTTTCGTTCTCCTTGGTCTTAGGACAAGTGGACCAGCCTTCTAAAAATTCCTTCTTACCATTCTGCACTTTCCTAAGAGGGAGTCGGTCGAACGTTTCGCAGGAAAGGAATATCAGGCAAAGAAAAACGAGTCCGTATTTCATGATTCATACTTGTGTCTCGATTCCGAAAGCGATCCTTAAGACCGCCTTATATCAAACCCTTGACAGTCTTTCTTCCATTCCTTCCGCGACCTTGCGAACGTCCTTCTTGTTGATGACTACTTCGTAAGCCGCATATAAAATCGGAACCTCGTTCGGATCTATCTTCATCAGATTCGGCATAACTTTCAAACCATAGAATCCGTTGGACATCTTTTCGGAAGGATGACCGTTTGCGATATCGTAACCCGTTTTTCTGTCCTTGGCGTCCGTTCCGAAACAGGAGAGCATGAAGTCGGTCAGTCCGGAAAGCCCTTGGAACGTCTCCGGCTTTCCTCCCATCTGCACTCCCACTCTCACCATTTCGTTAAAGAAGCGATTGGAAAGATGGAAAAGGGAATTGTCCACATTTCCGCCGAGAGTCTGCTCGAAATATCCTTCAACGATTCCCATTACGAGAGCGTAAATCGTTTTGAGAGCTCCTCCTAGTTGCACTCCTTTTACGTCCGTAGGAATGATCGCGGGACGAGGGAAAATATAACCGGTGGTCAGAAGCTTTTGAATGCGAGGTATAAGGCTTTCATTTACGGCGGCGATTTCGAATCCGGAGATCTTTCTTTCCATGATCTGGTCCGGATAAGAAGCTCCCGAAACGACTCCTATACGATCGTCCTCCAGACCCAGCCCGTGTTGCAGATCGTCCAGGATGAGTCCCGCACTAGTAAAGCCTTTTATAATATTAAAGAATGGTGCCTTATTCTTGGCCAAATAAGGTTGTAAGTCCGGATATACGGTATGTAATTCCCAAGGATTGGTTCCTTGGATGAACAGTGTGGCATTCTTAAGGTCTTCGGGATCGGATGTGAATGTTAGGTTGGGAGGCAGTTTGTAAAGGGAATAGGTTTTAATGTCCCTATGTTCCGCGTTGCTCTGGGAGGTGTATTCCTTATCCGGATGGTATACTTGAACGACCACATCCTTATTGGCGATCACTGTCGCGACTGCGATTCCCATGCTGCTGTTTCCGATAACGATCACCTTCTCTTTAGGTTCTTTAGGAACCTTGATGAGTTTGTTCTGATCCCTGGCGTCCGCGCTGTAGAGATTTCGATAGATTCCGTGTTGGTGTTTGTTCAGATTTTGTCCTACGAGTAGGGCCAGGTTATCTATTAGGAATTGCTTCTTATCCCCTTGTTCCGGAAAAGGAAGTTGTTCTACATTCTTAGGGAAACTTGCCATTTCCTTTTTGGTCAGCTCTCCGACTAACACAGGTTTACCGATTGTGAGCTTACCTGCCACCTGATTGAAAAGAAGGCTGGATGTCGGAAGAATCTTATCCGTTTTTTCCAGAGAGATGGGCAGAATCACCTTATTGGCTACGTAATGGTATACAGTGTCTACGAACGGCATGAGTCTTCCGTCTCTGGAACGGGTTCCTTCCGGAAATATGGCGGCGATCTTACCTTCGTGCTGCAGCTTTTGGGAATGGCGGAAGGCTCTCATGTTGATCTTGGTCATAAGATCGGAGAGGCTCGGGTTATCCGCCATGTCTCTCTTGGAGCAGACTAAAAGGGTTCCGAACATGTACAACCCGAGTCTGGTAAAGTCAGGTTCGTAGGCGAGTCGTCCTGCGATGAATACCAATTGCTCGGCGACTTCTCTTCCTTCGGGAGAAGCGTGGTAGAGAAGATGAAAAATAGCGGGCGCATCCAGGTGGCTTAGGTGATTGGAGATCAGAGTCACCGGGTATTTGCCGATCAACGGCTTTACCGCGGCCAGATTTTCGATCCCCTCCACCGTGAAGAATTTCATGATGGGAGATAGGAATTCGATCATGAATTCCCTGGCTTTTTTTTCGGGGGGAGTATAGACTCCCACTCTCTCCAAGGAACCCGGATCCTTGAACACATCCATCACAGGAGGCATGGGGGTCACGGAACAAAGGTAAAGAAATTTCTGGAGTATCTTTTTGGCTTCGTCTTCGGACATTCCCGATCTTTTGAATAAGTGGATATTTTCGAAGAATTCCTTCTGCCATCTTCCGACGGATTGTTCTTTTTCTGCCATGGTACGTCTCTGTTTTAGATCTAGCGGTGTTAGTTCCGAATGGATAGGGATCGAACGAAAAGGTTCGAATTATGCGATTTCCGGAGAATACTTTCTATCCTTGGAAGGCTTATTGTCATTCTATTTTTTGGGAAAAACGGTTTGAATTCTACCCTAGCCAAAACGAACTGTTCTTTGGGGCTTTCGAAAACAACAGATGTCACATAATCCTCCCGAGTTTAGCGAGAAGAAATGGATTCCGGACGGTTTTCATTTTCTCGGTCCGAATGAAAGTTCGGAAAGGCGGAAGCTTCTCGACTCCCTTAGCGGGGATTTTCGAAAATTCGGATATTCGGAAGTATTTCTACCTTCCTTCGATTATTCTTCCTCCTTTTTACTTACCGTTGCCAACGAGGACTCAGGTTCTCTCTATCGATTCAGAGATTCCGACGGAAACGAGATCTCGCCTAGCGCCGATTTAACCGTGCAAGCGGTCAAAGGTATGGCCGGTTTTGCGCACCGCAAAGAAAACCAACGTATTTTTTATCAGGGAAAAATTTTCCGAGACTACGGTAGGAAGAGCGGAACCAGAAAAGAGATCCTACAATTGGGCGCGGAGAATCTAGGCGGCTCCGGAACGAAGGCGATCCTTGGAATCTTAGGTGAGGTCTCCGAAATATTCTCCTCTTTGTCTTTGGATTCTACTCTTACAATCGTATTGGGAAATGTGAACTTGTTCCATTCTCTTATGGAGTCCTTAGGTCTCTCCCAAGCGGAGAAGCGCCAACTATCTTTTCTCTTATACAGAAAGAATCTACCCGAGATTCGA is a window encoding:
- a CDS encoding WG repeat-containing protein, encoding MKRLRIYLLLSLTLSCGEQDGIQKVPSENRQIREQKFFLIDKKLVDRNCREPLPGKQIDNIGLFLDGFAFVNVNGKYGYIDEEGNLIAEIKYDHAADFLNGQAPVVWKGQDLFLDKIGKVVGKRPPFESLGPTAEGWTSFTYRDHWGFFDSANRVVIPIQFDTPPHTDSYRYKFNEGFAPVYLNYKYGMIDKKGKYLLEPIYEEVTDFNEGLAGFKTQKGWGFIDANGKVVIPNRFNNLHRGYLNDRPKPFQNGRIFVWDTINGKNEGYFIDKTGKRLDLPQYLREPFSDGLSILNKDNKYKEYGFINEKGDIVVPPIYEKVYPFRNGRAAVVKSKKVGFVSTTGELVIPMDFDYSEPYLDSNPSPLNSFENRRAVVRKKDKFGVIDPKGNFVIPAEFNRIYLRKDGSIFTWKGEHRNLYDRNGFLPDCK
- a CDS encoding xylulokinase, yielding MKSLVYVLAYDIGTTGTKTCLFEIGDKLTLVESESQEYGLTLVEGGGVEQDPQIWWNAMRDTTQVVLRSSGLNPSDIRGISFCSQMQGLVLVDKDLKPIRPAMSYMDQRAREEMKKGIEYGIKIEGLNAFKLLRSLQITGAVAGSVKDPLWKYKWVESKEPEKFSRVYKWLDVKDYLTTKCTGRPTMTLDSAFATFLYDSRPGKSRWHKGLCRMFGVRIEHLPELVQSTDLIGGLAKEAAEDLGLREGTAVFGGGGDASLIGIGAGAVEEGDTHIYAGTSGWVSTVTKKRTVDINARIASIVGARPGMYNYFGEQETSGKCLQWVKDHLALDEIGVYLEKKNVTEGSEAVYDSLFAYLFESIKDTPAGSDGVIFTPWLHGNRCPFEDPYAKGIFFNIGLDTGKRKLIRAVIEGISFHKRWILELSQAKVPASSTIRFVGGVARSPIICQILADITGRTIETIDHPQNAGASGAAAITALGLGKIHSFEEIKKWIPIKERWIPNPANKKVYDRNFSVFKRLYETNKSHFAKLNMS
- a CDS encoding ATP phosphoribosyltransferase regulatory subunit; its protein translation is MSHNPPEFSEKKWIPDGFHFLGPNESSERRKLLDSLSGDFRKFGYSEVFLPSFDYSSSFLLTVANEDSGSLYRFRDSDGNEISPSADLTVQAVKGMAGFAHRKENQRIFYQGKIFRDYGRKSGTRKEILQLGAENLGGSGTKAILGILGEVSEIFSSLSLDSTLTIVLGNVNLFHSLMESLGLSQAEKRQLSFLLYRKNLPEIRRFLESRNGLEIFPVLEALCLGFSSDEDLGSRFASLGLSDSFRTVLRETGEILNSLPKRNSVEFCADYTLIPDLEYYTGFVFQGYVSGNSEPVLTGGAYDHLYERFSGLQKDACGFAINVDVLETVLKTDLDAG
- a CDS encoding TetR/AcrR family transcriptional regulator yields the protein MKREEQSNRVRARILEVSRRLFVNEGYEKATIRRIIDEADITTGSLYHFFKNKEEILLAIAGEVFTEAGEIAERIVGEMDPPLVFAMEVGIQFYLCQKKLSIAETYLAAYRTQGVTEMIGNRGAKRSQVLFEKYNIDFDHQDYLIRTLAFRGVFQSLLEEMVYSGQIDRIRMMSTVIELGLSTFGVPKEEVEIAVEKTFRLLRERSGEIEALAEGLIDIFVNGHR
- a CDS encoding 1-acyl-sn-glycerol-3-phosphate acyltransferase — protein: MAEKEQSVGRWQKEFFENIHLFKRSGMSEDEAKKILQKFLYLCSVTPMPPVMDVFKDPGSLERVGVYTPPEKKAREFMIEFLSPIMKFFTVEGIENLAAVKPLIGKYPVTLISNHLSHLDAPAIFHLLYHASPEGREVAEQLVFIAGRLAYEPDFTRLGLYMFGTLLVCSKRDMADNPSLSDLMTKINMRAFRHSQKLQHEGKIAAIFPEGTRSRDGRLMPFVDTVYHYVANKVILPISLEKTDKILPTSSLLFNQVAGKLTIGKPVLVGELTKKEMASFPKNVEQLPFPEQGDKKQFLIDNLALLVGQNLNKHQHGIYRNLYSADARDQNKLIKVPKEPKEKVIVIGNSSMGIAVATVIANKDVVVQVYHPDKEYTSQSNAEHRDIKTYSLYKLPPNLTFTSDPEDLKNATLFIQGTNPWELHTVYPDLQPYLAKNKAPFFNIIKGFTSAGLILDDLQHGLGLEDDRIGVVSGASYPDQIMERKISGFEIAAVNESLIPRIQKLLTTGYIFPRPAIIPTDVKGVQLGGALKTIYALVMGIVEGYFEQTLGGNVDNSLFHLSNRFFNEMVRVGVQMGGKPETFQGLSGLTDFMLSCFGTDAKDRKTGYDIANGHPSEKMSNGFYGLKVMPNLMKIDPNEVPILYAAYEVVINKKDVRKVAEGMEERLSRV
- a CDS encoding SpvB/TcaC N-terminal domain-containing protein is translated as MLRLSGEVVPQKLPKLAAAPNGSLSTNLEFILPPGTKGIVPNLSFSYTSGGSNGILGVGWELSGLYSIHRDPSFGVNYDGTDDFVSSLSGQLVDVSGNRREYHARKESWVRYIPNGICGDGPCSWTAIDKDGIQYTFGSTDDSRIESIGRNGSIRTWAVSRVRDPFGNGYDVNYRKDSSNGDYYPDRISYQNRVIEFVYENRDDTVPEYWSGGLVKVVSRLSKIRVYTDNSLTREYRLNYSNGNVSGRSTLTSVSRSEDNAFDSVEYDDLTFQYGSDSFGLDSLEDSNLNTTLSSLNLFVPSGLLLYANLLFMNPFPTQASATEARLADYLQYAMHMPIPERDSCNTGPAACLCAAYAPCWGGNPHFFENLVSVCLDYNNWGGPMYCASGIDASDRHYAK